Within Phaeodactylum tricornutum CCAP 1055/1 chromosome 15, whole genome shotgun sequence, the genomic segment ACCTTTCTTGTCACAATGTGTGATCAATAATACAGTTAGCAATAGTCTACTTTGAAATTAATAGTGTTATCGAAGCTACCTATAGATTCGTGGGGCACTGCTAATAATGCAAGTAAGGTGTTGCAGGCGCATGGTGAGAGGGACTAGCCCGGGCCCTCCAAGTCGCCGATCTGACCAAGCATTCATCAGCAAGACGTAGAGGTCGCCAACCCTTACGTCGTGTACCTTTACGATGGGCAATTTTAGCAACCTTACAAAGAAGAACCTTTGGAGGTGACGAGCAATTGGatcctaactgtaagtacaAACAAGAACAAATGATATTCAATTCAAAATTGTTGTATTTCATCTCTATTTCAGTGGGCCTGGGACCTTTTGGTACCTAACATAGTTCCTGCAATCATAGTACAACTAGCCTGACCGAACTACTACTGATGACGAAATCTAAAATTCCCTGGATATGTCCTTCATTGCCTCACCTGGGAAAAACTTCTGGCCACCGCGTCTCTTAAGTAGCTCTTCGATCATGCTAGTTGTGGAATTTATGGTGCGTTGCGGACTCTGGGTAGCCATATCGAGTTCGAATCCCGGAACGTTGAAAGGAAATACACCACCGTGTACTCGTAGGTCGCGACGAAGAGCAGCCTGCACAATAGGAAGCTGGGGAGGAAGCGTATGAGCAAACGAACATGGACCATATCGCGTAAAGCACTGTTGCAAATACAAGCTGTACTTACGTTTCTACGACCAGCATCCTCAATCATCCCATGGCCGGAATCACATGAGTTGCTATCCAAATGACCCAGGGCATTCAAGATAGCGCGTTCTCGCTGGAGGCTAGCTTGTTCAAAACTCTGTAAGTCAAGTTGAGTAGCAGCAGGAATTGGTCCGCGTTGAGAATTCAGCTGAGATCGAGCTTGTAGCAGCCGTCGCAAGTGGTCTTGTCGGTTGAGCTCGTTGGCGCCAAGAACTTCCCCCTGAGGCAATGGGCGACCTGGTGCGAGTTCCGCAGCGCCCGTACGAGGTTGTTGGGTCAGCACCGCTATGGTCGAGCGCGCCATACCAAGGTCGGTCTCGAGTTGCGTCACCTTAGTTTTTAGATTCTCATTTGCAATTCGATAGCTTTGATTTCTTTTGTTAAGGTCTGCCACTTGTTGCTCGAGAGACTCTAATAAGATCTTCTTTCGCTTTCGCCGAGTTCGTGCACTCTCGCGGTTCATCGCGAGGCGTTTCTCGCGACGAACTCGTGTAAGTTCGTCTATGGGCTCTCCAGCTCTACCGGTGCCGTCGTCCGCaacttcatcgtcgtcagaACGAGAATCTTCATCAGAGTCGTCGTTGGACGCAGCACCTTGTGGCTCGCGTACCTCGGGTAGCTCACCCGGGAGATTTTCACCCTTCAACACTTCTGTCATACCTTCAATTTTATTGATCAAATCGAAAATCGTGGTTAGCGCGCATCTACAG encodes:
- a CDS encoding predicted protein, whose translation is MTEVLKGENLPGELPEVREPQGAASNDDSDEDSRSDDDEVADDGTGRAGEPIDELTRVRREKRLAMNRESARTRRKRKKILLESLEQQVADLNKRNQSYRIANENLKTKVTQLETDLGMARSTIAVLTQQPRTGAAELAPGRPLPQGEVLGANELNRQDHLRRLLQARSQLNSQRGPIPAATQLDLQSFEQASLQRERAILNALGHLDSNSCDSGHGMIEDAGRRNCFTRYGPCSFAHTLPPQLPIVQAALRRDLRVHGGVFPFNVPGFELDMATQSPQRTINSTTSMIEELLKRRGGQKFFPGEAMKDISREF